Below is a genomic region from Doryrhamphus excisus isolate RoL2022-K1 chromosome 16, RoL_Dexc_1.0, whole genome shotgun sequence.
TTTTGCCTGATAAACATGTAATGCAAAACAACTACGATTAAATGGTTTCGTCTTACCGTATCTGACATATTTTCCACTGTGGGCGAAGATACAAATGTACTAACAATAGAATTAATGCTAGCTTGCCAACGCGGTTTCGTTCACCATAAGCCCGATGTTGTGAGAGTTATGGTTACCGGAACTGACGTAACTAAGCGACCCACtgccaaaataaaatgcaatttttcatAGACAGATTATCGTTATACTTGTAATAAATTGTAAACGCAAATGATTGCTTTTGATCAATTATTGCAGCTATATTTGGCAACGACCATCATAAAATTCAacagacaacaaaataaatacaaacatttaaatacaaattcaaTACAAACAACAATGTATGCCATTTTTAATAAGTTTAACCGACACAGTGGTGTTTAGTGTTTACGTTGTATATAGTGtgtatatttatgaattatgacCATTCTCTGACAGCACGGATAAATTCTTAAAACGGTGGTGGTTAAAGACGTACTAAGCAAGTCAGAATAAGAAAATATTTCCTCGTtttgaacaacaaaataaaagcgtaTTTGTCATTTAGTCATAGCACGAGACGTTTGTTTTGTCAGTCATATGAAGCAACTTCCGGCACTGGCTGTCAACAATCCAGTACCTTGATGCTGATGAGGCCACAACAGCAAGCAAAGCTATCGTTGGCAGCCAACACCACGAAAAGTAGCACAAAATGGCAGCTGTTCCTTAACTTCGTTTTTATAACACCGCGGAGAAGGGGCTACACCACCGGATGAATGGTACATTTGTATGCCAGGAGATTCGCAGAGGGCTAAATTGACAGCCCGAGGGCCTCGTCGTCGTGTCCCAACAGCACTCGAGTGAAGTTGCCAGCGGAGTGCCAAACTTCGGCTTCCCCCAGCGGCTCTCCGCGGGGCCCGGGGCGCGAGTCACCGGCCCTGTGGATGAGGGAGTAAATCGAATTCCATACAGGTAAGATAAGTGAAATACAACTAGCAAGACAGATTCGAATTGTAACTGTGAGGGTTTGCTTTACGAGCACATCGAGGTATAGCCACACTGTCCGTCCActttagcgttagcatagcttGACAACTTCCTCCGGCCTGACAGCTTAGCTGCACACTGAAGAGTCTTCTGCTTTTTATTGCCCCTTCGCTTCCGTCGTCAGTCACGGCCATTTTAGCCTGCTGTGAGACGACACCGTCGTGAATAATCTTCTTTTATTGAGATGGCAAATTGAATCGcaactgttgacattttgtAGCTATCAACTTGCTCTCGCCGATAGCATTCAAGCTAAAGAACCGCCAAGCAGGCCACAGTCACAGCTGTAATGTTTGTTGTGAGTATAGCAACGCTGGGCTAGCATGTCACCAACACCGTGTAAATAATATTGTACGTTTGTCAAGTCCCAACATGACTGAAGTCAATGGGTGATGCCCATGCCCATGCATGCCCATCAGCTGATAATCATTAATGTTCTTTTACTGGCCCCACTAAAATTGTCTACAATGAGCTGCCTGTTGAGCTAGATGAACAGTGAGATCGATTAACCCTTGCTGTTAAAAGTGAATTGCCATGTTATATATTCAAGTGAAACACTCAGCATTGCAGTTTTGTGCTTTGAATGGCTGAGGGGCGATTACTTACTTGTTACTTACTTAGTTATTCatgtaacacacacaacacaatgaacaacttcatgcagtcaggtttttttttttctgcactgtACTACTGGCTTTGGCCGTTCAAATGAGGCGTTCGAGAGCATTTTGTAGCTCAGTGTTTGGCACTAATGTACTCAAGCTGTTCACATTCAGCAATCTGCATAAAGATGTGGCGGTAGGTACAGCAGTAAAATGTACTGTTGCTGGTAATCCGCTCCATACCCGGTGCCGCATGAAGACAGCATGTCAACCAAGTATTTTGTTGTGCTTGTCAGCCAGCTCCAACTATTCCTGCTCCAACTTGTGTCTTGTGTGCTCTTACAGGAGGAAGGAATCCCTTTGATGGGAGAATCCTCTTTCCTGGACTCTTGGGTCAATAGCCGTGTCATTATGATGGGTATGTATCTGTGTTGTCTACTTGGTTGGACCTCCTTTTGCATGAAGTACAGCGTCAATACGGCATAGCATGAAGGTGATCAGCCCGTGGCACTGCTCAGGCGTATTGGAAGCCCTGGTTGCTTTGATGGGAGTCTTCAGCTCATCTGTATTGCTGGGTCTGATGATGCTCGTCTTTTCTCTTGACCCTGGCTAACAGACTCTTTAACAGAGAGGCTCAGGTCAGGTGGGTTTGCTGGCTAATCAAGCACAGTGACACCATCGCCATTGAATTGAGTTTTGGTACCTTCCGCAGTGCGGGCTCGTCTTTGCATGTGTATGGAGCCGTTTAGCTGATTAGTTTCTTACACCACAGCTGTCTAATATCTTGCCTTTTTacaatgtttacattcattAAGACCAACTTTGGGGGTTTCATTATATGTAAGTGATAAATGTCGAAATTGCAAGAAATAAAAGTTTAGAATATTTTCTTCTGTGTGCAATCAATctattttgtgtaaaatttgtgcatttttccccaaattccgttttattttttattcagtttttcaattttactttttttgaattcataatacttttacattttacactttaCCTGCATGGAGTGTGTACTTTTGCGACAGTAAATAAAATGCCttttaattaaatgcaaaaatccttgCCCAGTATTTCAGAAACGGATGCAGCCTCGCTAACAGcttctgcacacattgctacaaaatccTCAATAAACTATAATGCGCGTGCTTGTGGTTAAGGGAGACCTAGTCAGGAAGTGTAGTGTGTGTATTGAGAATGCCTGACATCAGCGGGCATTGTAAAACGCTTGGATACAAACACAACactgtgtaaacacacacacagccgcaCTAGCATGCTCCGCTAAACTAAcccagctagcttccattcacgtaAATTTGAGGCCTTTTTCTGCCAACTTTTGCCAGTGTTTGAGGTTGTTGTTTGGACATGTTGAATCAGTGCTTGTGATGAGAAATGTTCCTTCTCCTTGCAATGACAGCATTCCATTTACATTATGTCAAAAAGATTCTGCTTTacaacattaattttttttttatcagccaATTCCATGACTCCGCCGGCAGGCCTACAGAGGTAATAGGTCACCAAAATATCAAACTTTTTCATCATTTGTAGTGATGTATAAAGTaagaatatttctattttatttattggagaATTAGGGAATAGGTTttcttttgtgttgtgttcccTTAGTGTACCGAAACAAGCCACAAAGTGTACTTAGTGGCCTGTGACTTTGAAAGAGTGTttgattgtttttatgtgtactTAAGggtgaactgcactttttttggagttttgcccatcattcataatccttatgtgaaacatgaacacatatttctttccctttttctgtgcattagaACACGAGTGAACAAGTTAATGAAATGCACGTCATTTggacacctatttcgactatgaagcacTCAAAAAAATAACTAACAACGTTGCATAGTTTGAtaaacatgctgtgatcatacatTAACACCTGCACTGAACATAACATGTTGTAGTTGCAatatcttgccatattttgattatttaaaacactatGAAACATATTTCCTAAGCATATTGATACAAATACTAGGTAATATTGCTAGTTCAGACAACACTTATGATGTCCCCTTTCcatgggatggctgtgtcttccagcacaagacgtgtgctccagtcctcaggtaaaaaatgctgatgacaaaccagcatcttggtgagtctttgtagcgaaattgagagctagatATCCACTCTTTTGCCTGTGAATGACGCCGAGACTAGCGGCTAGCCAGGTGTCGTGTTAGTCCCCCAGGTAATACACTAATGCTACactaatatcgctgtagcttagTTAATATACAAGTAAATTGAACactgttgccgtttttttttttttttatgctttagcGTCAATAGGTTTTTCCCATGATGTCTGTTGTTAGCTTTCTCatattaacttttatttatatttttatttatatttaacttGTATTTttgcgctagaatgcacagaaaaggcaaagatatgtgttcatgttttacataaggattgtgaatgatggacaaaaagGTGCAGTTTCCATGTAAAGAACAGGTGCTCATTTCCTTTCGTTTTTCCCTTGTTTGAATGAACAGATGAGCAGGAGGCGCTGCAGTCAATCATGCAGGACCTGGCAGAACTCCATCGCTCCAGCCGTCCTGCCGGCTTTCTGTCGGACCTAGGCAAACCCAAAGCCTCCTCGCCCAAGAACCTGGTAAGCACCACGCTCAACTAGGGAGGAGTGACCCCACTTTTTAGGACCGTcctgcatgttcccctgatgTAAATCAAATTGAGATATTTAGTAATTGATGGCAcaggaagtttacaaaaatggacagtggatgctctttttttttttaaagccattcCCACAAGCCTCCTGgaattttcaactggtcttaacattttCATCAGGAGCATCACTGCAGCCTCTTGTGataacaatatacagtattttactaTATTCCATGCCATATTAAAGGATAATACAACCATTTCAGAGGATTTTAAAGACTGTCTTTCTATTAATGCGATGCCGCATTCAGTAAAAACTGCCAAACTGTCTTCTCAGTATGtcatttttcctcacatttgACCGTCTCTCAATGTTTGTATTTGGAACAGAATGACGTCAGAGTGAAGTTTGAGTTTAAAGGCGAGAAGAGGTGAGGCTCGGGCTTGCTTCATTACTTGTGCTCCTCTGGGCACCCCTTGACCTCTGATGTCTTCATTTTTGTAGAATTTTGCAATTTCGTCGGCCCATCAAGTTGGATGACCTGAGGGCGAAAGCTAAGGTGGCTTTCGGTCAGACGATGGACCTTCACTACAGCAACAACGAGGTAGAGCTAAAACTGCTAAGACCATTATTAACTCTGACCAAGTCAGTCATTTCAGGTGAGCAGTACATTCACAGACCTCCCCTCACTTATTCTTGGCAGCTGGTGATTCCGCTGACCGTTCAGGATGACCTGGACAAGGCTGTGGAGCTGCTGGATCGGAGCATTCACATGAAGAGCCTAAAGATCCTCTTGGTGCTGCAGATCTCCTCACAGGTAACTCGGGGTCAGTCCCACAACAGGggttttcaactggtcttaacctGTCCTGTGTTTGTAAACGCTTGACCCAAAGGTCTATGCGGAACTGTGCATTGTGCAGGATGAGGAAACCACCAATCATAATTAACAGtagatgaaatattttaattagggctgggtaaaaaaaaaatactacagtattaaatCGGTTATGGATTGATTTAATTCAAATTTTGCAGTATCAATTCATTGTGCATGTGGACACACTCCTCATCACTTGGTAACACTTTGCTTCCTCGTGAaatacattaatcaggggtgtccaaagggcggcCTGGAGGCCATTTGCAGACCATGGCGCCGGTGGCTTTTTGTGGAaataaaattgaacaaaaacagcaaaaatggaaaatacagcAAAGGGGCATTATGTAACAAGAAAATGCTGAAATGTTAATACAGTGTAACCTTGGTTATCATGTTAGGAAATCGACTTGCCATACAATATGGCTCTTGTCTTACGTGTTATTcatacactgtgtgagtccatCTGTGTTCATGTATTTTCATCACAAACATCTTTAGCTTGCAAACAAAGTCATAACTGACATTAGCTACGGTCACTGACATGACTTCTCAacattgcttaaatatgttatgCATTGTTTATCATTATGTTccaccatgtttgttttttgtttttttaaagtgaatggtaaattagtaaaaattacatttgaagTATATGGCGGGAAATCTTACTAATATCCGTCTTTGAAAAGGGGCGTTTCTGGACGTGACGTCGGCGAAGGCACAGTAAACAAGTAAAATGAGAGAATGGACAAGACAGAATATGTTTACATTGATCATAGCTAAAATTGGAGCCAGGTGTCAGTAGTTTTCGTTTCACATAGCATCAGAAATAGCATCCAAATTGcgtactttcaagccaaatgcttcTTCTTTTAAAGATGATTACAGCAGTCTTGAGTGAAATAAACGCAAAGCGGCGTTCCATTGTGCCTTGTTCTCGGTGtactttcttcattcattttagtcTTAAACCTTtgacttttggaaaagaaaaacaacaagagcACCCTCGGACACTGAACAGCCAGCGGCAACATGTTTTGACTGGACTACtaatttgatgaaaaatatactgacgAGCGGCCTCTTGAAGGGTTTGTTTACTCTGCTCAAGATGAGAGCTGTGCCTTTGCCAAGGTCACTTGGGAAACGCCCCTTTTCTTAAGAGTTCAGACCATAATGGCGCCTGGCACGtataaaaatgtagtttttcatGAATTTTAACAATGTTGAAAAATCATGTCATTGACcttttaaggttacttttatctTCACTGGAGTCGTGACTCTTCCGAGACACCACACCGTTTAGTTATTTCTCATCTTCTTTAACaaatgcaactttctttggccctgttttgggttattgaggtgagaaacactattcaagaaataagtcatgggaaaacaggaaggtggtgtctgtgtgttATCTTGCTGCCGCACTCTGTCTTTAGGAGCAGTCATATTCGTAAGTAAAATTAATCTTGaatgttaatttatccctttcattcttCATCATTTATAGTCATtcatatgcattttgaattgtttttgaCACTATGTGTTataattttttgctttttggaacagactaattggatttgcattatttcttatgggaaatttAAATTTGGTTAGCGTCTGACCTTGTGGAACGTATTAATGGTGCCAACCCATGTTCCATTGTACTAAGTCATAGTCATCTTTCTGTAGGGCAAACGGCTATAACCGTGTTTCTAGCTGTTGCATGGCCGCCTCCATCTCCCATCTCCAAGTTGTCGGCGGAAGGAGTTTCTCCAAGCTGCGTCTCCATTATCTACACGACATATGATGCTTTATTACCTCGTGTTCACCTCGCAATAAGTTTTTGAAGCCACATTGTAACAAAGTTGACTGTAAAAGCTATAGTGCGTCCATAACCGCACACAGTTTTCCTTCATCTACGATGTAACAACATGACATCAGCATAAGGCTGTCAATTTTATGCTTTATTATCACGtctttataaattattacctgCTGAGGTTGAATGTTTTTCTGTGAGGGGGGAGGATACCTATTTACGGAGAGAAAAAGCAGAAGTGGGTGGGTTATcccaaaaatttcaaaaataattataattttctaCCAAAAAGCCCCAAAATTGCAGAGACATTaatacaaaatcagataaacgATGAAGGATGTGATACGTCTGGCTTTCAAACTTCATGTTTATCTGCAAGGTTTTCAGAAGCACTTCCTAGTTTCAGTATGCTTAAACAGGTTATTACAACTTCCAGTGACTTAATGTTGTTGCTTTCCTGTCTGTTTGAATATAATCCTAATCCTACAACCACAGTAATAAAATCTCTCTGACAATGTCAATTGTAACTACCTCTGAGTATAGTAttttcctgtgttgtttttccagAACTCTTCCTGCAATATGGGCCTTTTGCCTTCCTGTGAGGAGTTGGACAACACAGGATTCCGAGTCCCAGACAAGAAGAGCATGCTTGGATCATTAGGTAAGAGAATACCTGTTTACCGAATCACCTATCCAGAGTGAAGCTTTGCCACCCGGTGGCTTGTACTGCAGATGGTTAGTTCTCATGCTAACGAGAATGAATGTCACAGTCGGTAAAGTCAAGTGTCAAGCGCAATAATTTGATATTGTGTAAATGTTGTGTCCAACTGGTTCAGGGTCTCATTCAACGGACCGCAGCTCTCCTCCGCCTGGATATATTCCTGACGCACTCCAGCAGGTGGCGAGGAACGGCTCCTTCACGAGTATCAACAGCGAAGGAGAGTTCATTCCAGAGAGCATGGACCAGGTGCTCCTCCCCAGCCTCAAGCATGTAAACCTTGCCATTCTCCATGCATGGGAAATATAAGTGGTGCGTCTTTCTCTCCTCAGATGTTGGATCCGTTGAGCATGAGCAGTCCAGAAAATTCAGCCTCTGGAAGTTGTCCTTCTTTAGACAGCCCTCTGGACAGGTTGAGACAGATTAAGTCGGCCTTCTGTCAGCTTGCATGATACCATACTTGactgccatgtttgtttgttaaaCAGCGACTACCCAAAGTCGAGGATGCCGAGAGCACAGAGCTACCCTGACAACCACCAGGACTTTCCAGGTGCAGGTACTGCCTTTATACAGTGGGGGAAATAATGATTTGATCTCATGTTGATTTTGGAAGTTGTCACCCACACTCCAGACACAGACGTCGacattttttctaaaattttctaaaaatatcacaatACACATCGTCATCTACAATCACTCCCATTAAATACGGCTTATAAATGTGGCACGTGggtgtcaagtcaagtttatttatatacagcCCTGAATCGCTGGTGTGTCTTCCAGCATGCTAAAAACCAAGGCAACAAAGGAATGTTTCAATGCTtgcaggggatcaaatactaTATAGTGTACCCCCCAAACCGCCACCCCCCACTGTATGTATGGCTGCATCACTGGTACATACCCCTTCAGCACATCTGATGTATCATTTGTCACGAGCAACAGAACTTATCTTGTTCTTGCTTCTACAGAGTACGACATCCCGGTCTTCGACAAGACAGGAAAAGGAGGCACATACCCTCGGCGATACGGTGTTCCCTTTGGCCTGCAAGATTACAGTGATGGTATGCATTTGGTTCTAGTTCCCTCTCCAACAACGGTGACACAAGCACAGCACATGTTGCTCTCCTTTCTTTGTGCAGGGAGGAAGACCTTCCCTCGCGCTCGGCGAACACAGGCACACGGCCTTCGCTCTCCTGTCAGTTTCAGCCCAACGGAGCAGTCTCCCAGCACCAGCAGCGGCAGTAGCGTCTTTACCCCCGACCTGGAAGATGCCGCTGGGCCTGCCAGGCGGCCACGAAGAGGAAGCGACATTGAAGTCAATCAGTCGACCACCCCAGGCTTGACAGTTATGGACATCAGTCCTCCCAGCCGCTGTGAGTTCTCCCTTTGACGTCCCAACCGcccattttatttgttatttttttcaccaCGCTATGTATCTCCAGCACCACGAGCTCCCACCAACTGGCGTTTGGGGAAGCTGCTTGGCCAGGGTGCCTTCGGACGGGTTTTTCTTTGCTACGACGCTGATACTGGACGGGAATTGGCTGTCAAACAGGTCCAGTTTGATCCAGAGAGTCCTGAGACAAGCAAGGTCAGAATTGCTCTGCTTTTTATGTTCTTTCTCTTGTGGCGGAAAAGCTGAAAAGACTCTTATGTTATGAGCAGGAGGTGAGTGCGCTGGAGTGTGAAATTCAGCTGCTGAAAAACCTTTGTCACGAACGCATTGTGCAGTACTACGGGTGTCTGCGAGATACTATGGAGCGAACGCTCTCCATCTTCATGGAGTACATGCCTGGAGTGAGTGCCCATGCCGTCTCAGCTGTGCGGCAAGCTCTGAATGCTCCACTCATCGTGTCTCATTGTCTTCAGGGATCCATAAAGGACCAAGTGAAGTCCTATGGTGCATTGACAGAGAATGTGACACGTCGTTACACTCGGCAGATCCTTGAAGGGGTTTCCTACCTTCACAGCAACATGATCGTTCACAGGGACATCAAAGGTAATGCCTGCACCATTTTGTTATAGATCTCCAGGTATCTGGACCAGGACCTGAATGTGTCTGAAAGATGAAAGTGTTATTCAAAAGTGTGTGTCTTCAGGGGCCAATATCCTCAGAGACTCTGTCGGAAACGTGAAGCTGGGTGACTTTGGGGCCAGTCGTCGACTGCAGACTATCTGTCTGTCTGGAACAGGAATCAAGTCAGTGACCGGCACCCCCTACTGGATGAGCCCGGAAGTAATCAGTGGCGAAGGTTACGGGAGGAAGGCTGACATCTGGTAAGACcacataattattcattcattttctacagcttattgAGTGGAACCTGTCCCGGCTCATATGACGGTGGGGCTGGCACTCCGAATTGGACGATCTCTgtgaaaaagcatggtatcTGCATATCCCGATACTTGCTTTGTAAATGCTGATCATCTTTGCCGAGCAGCTCACAAAGCTTGTTGTTGTGAAAGTGGCAAGCATATTCTGGCAAAACATGCCAGAAAGAATGTCTCAACGGGCATTATTGTTGAGTTATCGAAGTTCACGATGTGATCATTGGTCAGGGGGCAGCTAATGTAGCGCCCGTGTTTGCCTGGCTGTCGGAGGTCGGTGTGTGTGGCACCCATTGCCACACACTGAGGAGGGGCGACATACAACCTGGAACGGTGAAGCCCATTGCCACACCGGCACCCACATCCAGAGCAAACCATACAAGACAAGTCTCCCACGGCTTAGATGAGctgtcaatagccacgtatacatggacccaaatattcccatTCCATTCGGGTTAATTGCTcaaatctaacctttgtatacacctcatttcgAAAGAAAAgagccaatccgaatgaatatataatcggattcacagggttggaatattcttttccccaatccgattgaggtatcttgtacctgctcaaacggaaagttgtcagactgcgttcttcttcgtggtgtttttcttcttctgttgtttattggcggttggcaagcagctttcatgtgcattaccgccatctgtggaacagaatctaaacccttctatacaccattcacaagtccagttttattaaaaaagaaaatacatatctatgtatataaaacatgtgccgagcttaattataaaatattagcaagattgaacttctATCTTTATCTATCTAactatcttttcctgttcccgggtacgttctttcagcgaatgctgagatatgacataacacgtaGCTTGAGatgttctttgatttaaaaaaatggaggcaagcaatcggcactggactgctgcggaaagtttggttttgattcaaactaaatttcaagactggacgaacgaagaactggcaatacggagttattccacaagtgaaagaaaaagttgaggaagtcggtatcacatgatgttggtgtttacgctttactgcgcatgccccattgactattctggttgattatagcggcgcatgtagacacgccattggaatattcctttccatgtataccattgctttcggaaaggtcattcggcggaaagagaaaaactcctcatgtaaacgtggctaatgtgtaGGGAATTTGGGATGTCTAATCTCTATATGTTTGacgaataataggccatagtcaaaaGTAGaaaacaggttccactgtgtttaGGGTTTGCATGAAAGGTCTAGCTGTTCATTTTATTTGGGTTGAATGTCAACGGTCCGTGTCATGCTCTCAGGAGTGTTGGCTGCACTGTTGTGGAAATGCTGACCCAACGACCCCCCTGGGCAGAGTTTGAAGCCATGGCAGCGATTTTTAAGATTGCCACACAGCCCACCAACCCTGTGCTGCCAGCTCACGTGTCGGATCACTGCAGGGAGTTTCTCAAACGCATCTTTGTGGAGACCAAGCAACGTCCGTCTGCAGATGAGCTGCTGAGGCACATCTTTGTACATTAAGGTGAGAGCGACTTTGCCTGACAACACACCCACCTCTAAAGCCGGACTTACTTACTGTAACCATACTGGACCAGATGGTTGGGTGCTTCCAGGCCTCTTTGTATGAAACCGCTGAAGACACAAGTCTTCTCTTTTTGCACCTTACTTTCTCAAACAAGGAGGAATCAAGCGCGATATGAACTCTCagataacacccccccccccccccccccattttttaACGACCCCCCTCTTCAAATGTTGGTGTCGTTGTTGTGGACCAGACCCCAGAATGTAGTCTCCTGCCTGTGATGACCTGGACttgctgctaaaaaaaaacccatgcagaCACCACCTTCCAATCACCTGCCTTCATCTCGCCTTCTTTTTCGGTTGCCATCTTGCCATGTgccttttttcagtttttacatATTGCCTGAATGAGTTTTGTAGTCGTTGCATTATATGTCACACACATTGGCTCCAAGTCATGCCGCTGccggcgcgcacacacacacacactcaatcaATCTCATtgtcactttcatacatacaaaaCAACTTTAAGACCTTGAATGAAGCACTCAGCTGGGTTGCAGTCTATGGTTgctaagtatttgatcccccaCTTTGTAAGTTTACTACACTGCAAAGACaatccatatttttttatggtaGAGAGACAGGACTTAGaacaaatacagaaaaaaacataaagctgatgaatttatttgtatttgatccTCAATGCAAAATGTGGCTGTGTAGTCGTTGGCAAGCTCAGATGTTTCTTCTAGTTGGTCACCAGGGTTGCACACATCTCAGGAGAGACGCTTTGTTTGATAGATGGGATGGTGTTGTTTGTGTCAGTCTGTGTCATTTATCTGCCTCCaaactgtgctcccaactcccttgacatcattaacCAGCTCCTAACCAGCTCACTTTTCTCGCAGTCGTCTTTACTCACCCTTAAAATCTTACAGTGGTCTCCTTGCTGGTGGTCTTGATGCCTATTTCAGGACAGTCTTGTGCAGGCCTACAAGCTTGTCCTGGCTGTCCTTTgccagctctttggtcttgcccatggtggATTTATGTGATGTAAGTGTCTTTTAGCTAACAAGTAGGTTTTCTGAATTTTATGACATTCGGTCTCTCTCGGTTACAATAAACGTCatcagcaggggatcaaatacttattttttgcgtacgccccggttagcagTGACAGTCGTGAGTCGCCATCAGTAACACTCCCATTGTCGCCTCTCCATCTGGCTTGAGATTGATGCCTTAAATGttccagtcagtcagtcagccagtGAGAGCCAGACCAGAGCAAGGTCTGCTTTTAAAGACCCACCCCCCCGCCACCTACCCCCAACCCACccttcaaaaaaaacaatgcacacTTTTCTTGCATCTGATCAAACTAAAGGTTCCATATTGACCATGCCCAGAACTTTATTAAGTATTTCACAAATGTGATGCCTGATGCCTGCTGGAACCGCCACACTTTGTCTTGTAGATTAAATAGATTAGTTCAACAAAGTCAACTTGGTAGGTTTTAGAGGGTGTTTTTGCCTCCAGTGGCCACAAGATGGTACTAAAAGCCACTAATACACCCTTGTTTCCCCTCCATCCCGTTTTGTCCAGA
It encodes:
- the map3k2 gene encoding mitogen-activated protein kinase kinase kinase 2 isoform X4, whose translation is MGESSFLDSWVNSRVIMMDEQEALQSIMQDLAELHRSSRPAGFLSDLGKPKASSPKNLNDVRVKFEFKGEKRILQFRRPIKLDDLRAKAKVAFGQTMDLHYSNNELVIPLTVQDDLDKAVELLDRSIHMKSLKILLVLQISSQNSSCNMGLLPSCEELDNTGFRVPDKKSMLGSLGSHSTDRSSPPPGYIPDALQQVARNGSFTSINSEGEFIPESMDQMLDPLSMSSPENSASGSCPSLDSPLDSDYPKSRMPRAQSYPDNHQDFPGAEYDIPVFDKTGKGGTYPRRYGVPFGLQDYSDGRKTFPRARRTQAHGLRSPVSFSPTEQSPSTSSGSSVFTPDLEDAAGPARRPRRGSDIEVNQSTTPGLTVMDISPPSRSPRAPTNWRLGKLLGQGAFGRVFLCYDADTGRELAVKQVQFDPESPETSKGSIKDQVKSYGALTENVTRRYTRQILEGVSYLHSNMIVHRDIKGANILRDSVGNVKLGDFGASRRLQTICLSGTGIKSVTGTPYWMSPEVISGEGYGRKADIWSVGCTVVEMLTQRPPWAEFEAMAAIFKIATQPTNPVLPAHVSDHCREFLKRIFVETKQRPSADELLRHIFVH
- the map3k2 gene encoding mitogen-activated protein kinase kinase kinase 2 isoform X1; the protein is MGESSFLDSWVNSRVIMMDEQEALQSIMQDLAELHRSSRPAGFLSDLGKPKASSPKNLNDVRVKFEFKGEKRILQFRRPIKLDDLRAKAKVAFGQTMDLHYSNNELVIPLTVQDDLDKAVELLDRSIHMKSLKILLVLQISSQNSSCNMGLLPSCEELDNTGFRVPDKKSMLGSLGSHSTDRSSPPPGYIPDALQQVARNGSFTSINSEGEFIPESMDQMLDPLSMSSPENSASGSCPSLDSPLDSDYPKSRMPRAQSYPDNHQDFPGAEYDIPVFDKTGKGGTYPRRYGVPFGLQDYSDGRKTFPRARRTQAHGLRSPVSFSPTEQSPSTSSGSSVFTPDLEDAAGPARRPRRGSDIEVNQSTTPGLTVMDISPPSRSPRAPTNWRLGKLLGQGAFGRVFLCYDADTGRELAVKQVQFDPESPETSKEVSALECEIQLLKNLCHERIVQYYGCLRDTMERTLSIFMEYMPGGSIKDQVKSYGALTENVTRRYTRQILEGVSYLHSNMIVHRDIKGANILRDSVGNVKLGDFGASRRLQTICLSGTGIKSVTGTPYWMSPEVISGEGYGRKADIWSVGCTVVEMLTQRPPWAEFEAMAAIFKIATQPTNPVLPAHVSDHCREFLKRIFVETKQRPSADELLRHIFVH
- the map3k2 gene encoding mitogen-activated protein kinase kinase kinase 2 isoform X2 is translated as MGESSFLDSWVNSRVIMMDEQEALQSIMQDLAELHRSSRPAGFLSDLGKPKASSPKNLNDVRVKFEFKGEKRILQFRRPIKLDDLRAKAKVAFGQTMDLHYSNNELVIPLTVQDDLDKAVELLDRSIHMKSLKILLVLQISSQNSSCNMGLLPSCEELDNTGFRVPDKKSMLGSLGSHSTDRSSPPPGYIPDALQQVARNGSFTSINSEGEFIPESMDQMLDPLSMSSPENSASGSCPSLDSPLDSDYPKSRMPRAQSYPDNHQDFPEYDIPVFDKTGKGGTYPRRYGVPFGLQDYSDGRKTFPRARRTQAHGLRSPVSFSPTEQSPSTSSGSSVFTPDLEDAAGPARRPRRGSDIEVNQSTTPGLTVMDISPPSRSPRAPTNWRLGKLLGQGAFGRVFLCYDADTGRELAVKQVQFDPESPETSKEVSALECEIQLLKNLCHERIVQYYGCLRDTMERTLSIFMEYMPGGSIKDQVKSYGALTENVTRRYTRQILEGVSYLHSNMIVHRDIKGANILRDSVGNVKLGDFGASRRLQTICLSGTGIKSVTGTPYWMSPEVISGEGYGRKADIWSVGCTVVEMLTQRPPWAEFEAMAAIFKIATQPTNPVLPAHVSDHCREFLKRIFVETKQRPSADELLRHIFVH